Sequence from the Paenibacillus riograndensis SBR5 genome:
CATCAGCAGCCATCACCCTGCCTTCTCCCCGCGCCAGCAATTCCCGGGTGCTGTCTTCCCATTTCACCCGCTCGACCAGGCGTCGGATGGTCTCATCGGCGTTCTCCACCTCCAGCAGTGTTTTGACAATATAATCAACCGCTCCCAGACGCAGCGCCTCCTGCACATAATCAAACTCATGATGGCAGGTCAGCACGACGCAGCGGATGGCCGGATATCGCTGGCGGACCTGCCGGATCAGCTCGAAACCGGACATACCGGGCATCGTCAGATCCACAAACAGCAGGTCTGCTTCCTGCTCCCGGAGGAGCGTAAGCGCCGCGTTGCCGTCACCCGCCTCGCCGACGATGACCACTCCGAAGGACGACCAGTCAATCAGCGAGATGAAGCCTTTGCGCACCAGACGCTCGTCATCGACTACAACAGCTTTAATCATCGAAGTCCTCCTTGCCCTTTATAGGAATGATAATGGATACGGTAGTTCCTTCATTGGCAGCGCTATGGATTTGCAGCGTCATCTGCTCTCCGTAATACGTCCTCAGCATACGCATGACGTACGAGAATCCGATCCCAAGCCCGCGCCCCGCTACCCCGTCATCCGCGAGCAGCTCTGCGATTTGGGCCTCATCCATGCCGGTTCCGCTATCCCTCACACATAGCTGCACTTCCCCGGGGCCATGGGCCGTAATAATCACATCCACCCTGCCGTTGTCGCTAAGACCATGATAAATCGAGTTTTCCACCAGCGGCTGCAGCAGGAACCGGGGGACAGCTGCGTCCAGCACCGTCTCATCCGCCTGCACGTTGAACTCAAATTCATAGTCATAGCGGATGCGCTGCAGCTCCATATAATTGCGTATCGCTTCAATTTCCTCGCCGATCGTAACAATAATGCTCTGCTTGCCGAGGTTATAATGGAGCACCTTCACCAGCAGCGTGACCAGCTTGTCGATCTCCTTCTGGCCGTTCAGCCGGGCCAGCCATTGTACGGTATTCAGTGTGTTATGCAGAAAATGGGGGTTGATCTGACTGAGCAGCTTCTCGATTTCGAACTGGCTTTTCTGCTTCTCATTGCGGGCTACAGCCAGAATCAGCTCATTGACCTGATCCTTCATCTGCTGAAAGTTCATCAGCACGAAATCGAACTCTGCAACGTTCGTAAAAGCTACCGGAGCCGTTACATTCTCCGCCATCCGGATAATTTCGAGGTTCACCTTGCGCAAGGGGCCGTAGATCCTTTTCCAGATCAGCCAGGCCAGCAATCCGGCAAACAGCAGGGTCGAGAGGGCGAGCAAAATCATTTTGTAGAACCAGGAAGAGATTTCACTATTGAATACCGATTTCTTCACTGCGGCCACAAGCTTCCAGCCCTGCAGGCTCTCGTAGCGGAACAGATGATAGCCATCCAGCACCTCATGGGCAGGGCCCGTGCTTGCCCGGGCTGCTTCGACAACAGATGCAGGCAATTCGCCGTCAATCACATGAATATCTGTGTTATTCTGGTTGACCAGCAGATGATTCACCTGCATCCCGTAAGCCTGCGGATTGAAGATTTTGCGCAGCAGGCTGTAATTCGTCTCCAGATAGATGTACAGCTCATGCTGTCCGTTCACACGCACGATCCGCCGCTCCGAAAAAACAACATTGTCGCCAACCGCGTACATCGTCCCGTGCGGCCCGTAATAATCAGCCCCGTTGTAGCGCATAAAGGCCGGGAGTCTGCCGGGATCGAAATCCCGCCGGGTACTCATATTGGTGAACAGAACAGGGTCATCGCTGCCTGGCATAATATAAGCTGTTAAGCCGATGTAAGGATTGGTGAAGTTGACAAGATTGATCTTCTGGTTGATGGAATTCATGATCTGGGATTTGCGGTAAATCTGTTTCTCCTCCAGAAAAGAAGACATCTCTTCCACGATCTGACCATCCAGCGCAAACTGCTTGGAGGCAAAATCCAGATTATCGATGGCGTTCTCCAGGACCAGCGCCTCCTGCTGCAGGCCTGCACTGATGCCGCTGCCGATTTTGCCGGAAAGAATGGAATAAATCGAAGTATAGGATACTATTCCGACTATAAGCAGCGGCAGCAGCGTCCCGACGAGCAGATACATCACCAGGGTCGTCCGCAGCGACTGGCCTGCCGGCGCCTGCCGGCGCGCTTTCCTTTTGAGTATCCGCACTTGTTTCTTCTACCCCCAATGGAAGCGTTTTATCAAGTACTCCAAGAATACCAGATTTATCTTATTTCGAACAGAATAAGGCAGAGCAGCTTCCTCACCGCCCTGCCTTGCTTCTATTTGCCGGAGTGGCTTACTTCACACTTTTGCGGGCTTCGAACAGCTCTGCTGCTTTTTTGACCGAGAAGTCCATCACATCGGCATAGCCGAGTCCATTCACTTTGTCATGCATTTCTTTGTTGAGCTTGTCGTATTCCACCTGATTTTTGGCAAAAACCATCTTCCACGAAATCTGCTGAATCACGGTTCCGATCTGCTTATTTTTCTGCTCCAGCGTTTTGTCCATCGTCAGCGGTTCTTTACCGGTGAAGCCCTGAGGCGCAACGGCAAGCAGATTATTTTTCTCAAAATACTCCTTCGCCGTCAGCACGCCCATCTTCGCTCTCCAGTCGCTATCGAGCTTCGTAGGGTTGCGCTCCAGTGATGTTGTCCACAAGTTGTGGTCATAGGGCTCGCTGGTCTGCGGATTCACCATTGCGGGCACGACAAAAGAAAAGTTCATCTGATTCGAGCCATAGTAATAGTCGCCGCCCCCGTATTCGTCTGGAACCTTCGTGTTCTGCTGATCCGCGTACGCCTTCCAGCCAAAATCGGTAACCACCGGCTTGCCGCTGCTGTCAATATCCCAGGTCAGTCCCTGCGGTCCGTTCGGCACTGCCGTTCCGCTGCCCGCAGAGATCATCGCGCCTTCAGGCGTATACATCCAGTTAAGGAACTCCATAATACGCGCAGGCTCCTTGGCTTTCGCGCCGATCGCGATGATGCCATTGCCGCCGTATACGTTGAAGCCTGTGGAATACATCAGCTCATTCTTGAACGGTACAAGTGCGAAGCCCTTGCCTTCTGCTGTTCTTTCCGGCGTATTGTAGTTGGCCGCCCCCAGCCACGGGAACCAGGAGAAAAGCAGACGTCCATCCTTATACTTCGCCACCACATCATCAAATTTCTGCGTCAGCGAATCGGGGTCCAGCAGCCCCAACTGGTTCGCCTCGTAATACAGCTTGAGCGATTTCATGTACCAGCTGTCCTCGGAGATGAAATCATAATATTTCTCTTCATCTGCTTTGACATAAAGCGCAGTGTCGGGGATTTCGTCATAGCCCATCATATTGGCGAACTGCTTTGCCAGCGTCATTTTGTAGTTGCCGTCCCAGTCGGACCAGAGCGAGAAGGCATAGGTTTTTTTGCCTTGCTCATTCTTGGGCTCAAGCTCCTGCATCTTCTTCAGCACAGGCAGATAATCCTCAATGGTGCTGATTTCCGGAGCCCCGATTTGCTGGTACAGATCCCAGCGCAGATCCGGTCCCCAAGTCATATCCTTCCCTTCGGAAGGTCCGGAGGGATTCGTGGCCACACCGTTCCCGATGCCGTATACCGCGCTGCCGCCGCCAAAAGCAACCTTTGCCTTCTCCACGGCCTTCGGGAACTGCTTCGTCAGATCCGCACCGTATTTATCCAGCAGCCCGTCCTGGGTCCAGTCCAGCAGCAGCTTGCCTTTGATCGCATTCGGATAGTGATTCTTATCGTCCCCGAAGACGATAATGTCGCCGAGATTGCCGGAGGCCATCATGGCGGAGATTTTGGTGTCCCCGCCGGTTAAATTGGAAGCGACAATGTCCAGCTCGATGTTGAACTTGTCTTTGATGATTTTGGCGAACCAGCCGGTCTGCGGTCCTGCATAGTTGGCTGTGGTAGAGAATACTGTCAGCTTCAGCGGCTTGGAATGGTCGAGCGTCCCGTCACTTGGCGCCGCAGATTCAGCCGCAGCATCCGTCGCTTCAGCCGCCGGCTTGCCGGTGCTTTCCGCCGTGTTGGTTTTGCCGGAGTTGACTGAGTTACCTGAGTTTCCGTTACCTCCGCCGCAGGATGCCAGCACCAGCATCAGCACCATGCCCAGCAGAATAAGCGGCAGCTTTTTAAATTTCATGGCTTTATACCTCCTGAAAGTTATGTGGGCGTTGCTTGCTTGAAATCCTTCGTACAAAACCCGCTTCGAAAGCATTGACTTAAGGCTGGTGGACACACCGGTCACCCTTTGACGGCACCGATCATAATGCCCTTGACAAAAAAACGCTGGAAAAACGGATACACGATCAGAATCGGCAGCACGACGATCATCGTTACGGTCATCCGCACAGAGGTCGGTGTCTGCATATTCTGCACACTGGCCGCCATATCCGGGGAGCTGCGGATGAGCGCAGCCAGCGAGCTGGACTCATTCAAATACCGCCAGAGCAGGAACTGCAGTGTGTAGTATTTGGTATCTGTCATCAGGAAGGCCGTGTCGATGAAGGAATTCCACTGGTTGACTGCCGAAAAAATCGTAATCGTCGCCAGAATCGGTGTCGTCAGCGGGACGACAATGCTCCAGAAGGACCGCAGAACACCCGCGCCGTCCATGGCTGCGGACTCCTCCAGTGAAGGCGGAATAGCCTCCACGAAGGTTTTGACCAAGATGATGTTGAACGGGGTAATAATCGTCGGCAAAATATAGGCCAGATAATTGTTGGTCAGATGCAGATTGTGCATGGTGATATACCAGGGAATCAGCCCTGCGCTGAAATACATGGTGACGACGACGCTGCGGTACCAGATCTGCCGCCCCCACATCTCCTTCTTCGTGAACAGATAGCCGAGAAAGGCCGAAGCGCCCACGGTAAGAAAGGTACCCGCTACGGTCCGGTATACAGACACCAGCGCCGCATGGCTGAGCCCGCTGATCCGCAGCACCTTTGAGTAGTTGTCAAAATGGATCTGCTGCGGGTAAAAATTGATATCCCCTGCTGCACTGAGATCATTCGAGCTGATGGTATTGATGAACAGGTAATAGAACGGATAGATGCAGCTCAGGGTGAACAGACCGAAGAGCACATAGATGATTCCCTGGAACAGGGCATCGCCGGGCTTCAGCTTTTTACGCAAATGGATCACCTTCCTTAAATGATCGACTCATCGCGCACCACCTTGGACAGCGTGTTGGCCGCAAACAGCAGAATGACGCTGACGACCGACTTCAACATACTAACCGCCGTGGCGAACGGAAAATTGTTGGCAAAAGCGATGTTGTACACATACAGGTCCAGCACTTCTATCGCATCCTTGTTCATCGCATTCTGGAAGGCAAAATACTGCTCCATGCCGTTGTTGACAAAGTTGCCGATGGAGAGCAGCAGCAGCACGAAGAAGGTCGGGATGATGCCGGGAACAGTGATATGCCAGATTTTACGGAACCGGCTGGCCCCATCCACTTCCGCCGCTTCATACAGCTCCTGGTCTATGCCGGCAATCGCCGCCAGGTACAGGATCGCGCCCCAGCCAAGGGATTTCCACCAGTACCAGGCAATCATGGTCAACCAGACATGCGAACTGGAAGCCAGAAAATTGAATTCCTCACTCACGACCCCGAGCTGCACCAAAATGTGGTTCACGACCCCGTTATCCACGGAGAACAGCGAAAAGGCCAGCGCGTAGACGAGAATCCAGCTGATAAAATTCGGAATCGTCGTCAGGGTCTGCACAAATTTCCGGTACCAGCCCGCCCTTATCTCCGTCAGCAGAATGGCAAAAATGACCGGAAAAACCGAAGTGGCCAGCCCCAGTGAACTCATCGCCACCGTGTTCTTCAGCACGCGCAGCACCTCTCCGGTCTGCGTGGGATTGGCTACGAGAGTGCGGAACCACTTCAGCCCGACATACGGTGTTTCCGACAGCGGAATGCCGGGGATGAAGTCATAGAAGGCGTAGATCCACCCGCTGACCGGCAAATAATAGAACACAAAAGTCACGGCAAGAAAAGGAAGCGCCAGAAGAAACAGCTTGTATTTGTTCTGCAGCTTCCTGCGGGATGGACGGACCGGTTCCACACCGCGGAGCAGCTCGCCTGAAGGTACCCCCATATTGAATCTCCTCTATCCAGATTTTTGTTTGCGCTTTCATTTTAGGATAAAAAACCTTTCTCCCGGTAGAGAGGCCGGAATGGCCTTCTGGGAGAGCGGTAAGACAGTTTCGGACGATTTTCACAGGCCAGCGGACGAATTTCCCGCCGCTGGGTTTCTGTTCCTTCCAGCGAGGGCCCCCCGCCTGCGGTGCTCCAACAACGGCAGTTCTGCCGTTGTTTCTGCACATTCCCGCCTGCGGTGCTCCAACAGCGGCAGTTTTGCCGTTGTTTTTGCACATCCCCGCTGCGGCGCTCCCAATCAAAAAGTTTGCGAAAGAGAGCACGTATCCTCATGGCGTTTCGTTTGCTGCTTAAGTGGAAAAAGTATCACTAATTTGCCTGAGAATCGAGCAACCCGGCAGACTAAGTGGAAAAAGGTACATTAATACAACCCGTTTTGTTCCAAACAAGGGAATATCGCTAAATTAAGTTACCTTTTTCCACTTAAACCTCGCGATTCTTGATTTCTGAGGAATTTAAGTTCCCTTTTTCCACTTAACCTGCCACCACAGCACCAAACAACGGCATTTCCACCGCTATTTCTCCCCCCGCAAAAGATCAGTATCATTCCCCTAAGTAACTAAATTAATCTCACAAAGTGGAGCCTTTGTTCGGAAGCTGATTCCGGTACCTTGCGGTGCCCCCGATATCTACTTTTAAAAAAAGAGCCGCTCATCTGCAAGCTCCGCAAATGAACAGCTCTTTTATATCCATCTTACTAATTACAGCGGCCGGTCCAGGCAATGGCATACTGCCCGGCTCAAGCCTTTTCCGCAACCATCCGGTTCGTCAGCCTTCCTAGCTTTTCAATCTCCACAGTAACCTCGTCACCCGGCTGCAGATAGACCTGCTTCTCCGGCGGATACCCCATCATGACACCCTCTGGAGTGCCGGTAAGGATGATGTCACCCGGCGAGAGCGTCATGCAGCTGGAGATGTAGCTGATGATCTGCCTGCAGTCGAAAATCATGTCCGAGGTGTTGGAGTCCTGCCGAACTTCTCCGTTCACCGAGCAGCTGATGCGCAGCAATCCGGGATCGCCAACCTCATCTTCCGTTACCACATAGGGCCCGACCGGCGCAAACCGGTCGCAGGATTTGCCCGCCAGCCACTGGCTGGTGCGCGTCTGCAGATCACGGGCGGACAAATCATTGGCGGCAAAATAACCGAACACCGCATCCAGCGCCTCTTCCTCGCTAACGTTTTTGGCCGTCCGGCCGATCATAATGCCCAGTTCCGCTTCGTAATCGACCTTCTGTGTCGAGTATGGAAGCGGCACTTCCATTCCGTGGCCGGACAGGCTGTTCGAAAATTTGCTGAACAGAATCGGGTATTCGGGGAGCGGCATTCCGGTTTCTTCAGCATGTCTGCGGTAGTTCAGCCCGATGCAGATGATTTTGCCGGGATCGGCTGTACACGGCGCGAATTCAAGCAAGGTTTCATCTCTGTAAAAAGCCTTTGCCCCTTCATCATGATAAGGCAGGCTATCGGCAAATTTACGCAGGCTGTCGAGCGCCGCTTCCCCTCCATCGAGCACTTCTCTCAGCGTTGCCGGAACAGCTCCCGCCGCCCGCTGAGGGAGCGCATTCAGCGCTGCCGCCACATCCAGAATGCCCTCTTCTTTTTTCACACCCAGCCGCAGGTTCCCTGATTCCCAAAAATTCATTAGCTTCATATGTGTCCCCCTCCTAACTGCAACAGAACTTGCTTTCGAACTTCACCAGAAGGTGCCGTGTGAATCACTGCTGGCTGTGTCTTTTATCCTGCAAAACAATTCGCCGGCACTCCCCTGATGCCCGTATTTGCCTTGAACAGCCCGCCTGCAAGCGGCCACCGCTGCAATTCCTCAGGACTCATACTGCCGCGTGCAGAAGTAATATACAGCTCATTCAGGTGCCCGCCTCCAAAAGCGCATGAAGTTACAAACGGTGCAGGTACTTCTATTTTCCCAATCTGTTCGCCGGTGTGCGGGTTCCAGCGCGAGACACAGCCGCCGTTCCAATGGGCCACCCAGATCATTCCCTCGCTGTCGATGGTCATTCCATCCGGGCTGCCCGCCCCTTCCGGGAACCGCACCACTGTTCTTCGTCCGCTGACCGTGCCGTTCTGCAGATCATAATCCATTACGTCCACGCCGCGGGTCAATGTATCAATGTAATACATCAGTCCGCAGCTGTCATCCCACGCCAGGCCGTTAGAGATGCCGATGCCGGACAGCACCTTCCGCACTTCGCCTCCCGGCTCCATCACATATAAGCTTCCCGCATCCCGCTTGTCCTCCATGCTCATGGTGCCGAACCATAATCTCCCCTTGCTGTCGCATTTCGCATCGTTCAGCCGGTTGCCGGGAAGATCTTTCTCTACATGAGCCAACAATTCCAAAGACTGATCTTCCTGAAATTTGTAAATCCCATCCTGCAAAGCCACTACCCAGCCGCCGCTAACTGCAGGTACAGCCGCACTGATCATTTGTCCAAAGATATGAGTCTGCTCGCTGAGTGTCACGGGATCGACAATCCGCAGCTGCCTGCCTTCAATATTCACCCAATACAGCCGGCCGGCCTCTGAGTCCCAATGCGCACCCTCGCCAAGCTCCGCCTGTGCATCCAATAGCATTTCAGCCTGTATAATCAATGATACCCCCCTGACTCCACTCCAAAATATGACACCATTCTCTTCATTTTACCTTCGCAGAGTATAATTATCCACTATCCGCTAACATGACAGACACCTGTCCAGTTTCACATGATAATCTGAAAGCAAGCATGAATCCAAAGGATAGCCACTATGAAATGCGGAGGAATATTAATGAAATACGAATGGAAAAAACAGGACAAAGCAATCTATTTCCCGCCAGCTGAACCAGTGCTGATTACAGTTCCCGCTTACAACTACTTCATGCTGCAGGGTACAGGCAACCCGAACAGTGAAGAATTTGCGCAGGCGGTGGGTGTGCTCTACTCCCTCACTTATGCCATCAAAATGCTGCCCAAAAAAGGCCCGGCACCGGAAGGCTACCATGAATACAGCATTTTCCCGCTGGAGGGGGTATGGGATCTCAGCGAAAAAGGCCGCAGCCAGGCCGCCCTCGACAAAAACGAGCTGGTATACACCATAATGATCCGGCAGCCGGAGTTCGTTACCCCGGACCTTGCCGGCAGTATTATGGAGAAGGTGCAGCGCACGAAGCCGCATCCACTGCTGCAAAAAGCCGTCTTCGGCAGTTCCGAAGACGGCCCGTCTGTCCAAATGCTGCATACTGGTCCCTATGATGAGGAACCCGCAAGCTTCAGGAAGATGGAACAATATTGCGCGGAGCATGGACTGCGGCGGCTCTCCAAGACCCACCGGGAAATTTACCTCACGGATGCGCGCCGGACGCAGCCGGAGAAGCAAAAAACCGTGCTGCGTTTCCTGGTCGCAGAAGAGACATAGTCCGCCGCCGGTGTACCAGCCGGACCGCTCTGCTCCGCAGGCGGCATCAGTG
This genomic interval carries:
- a CDS encoding sensor histidine kinase, yielding MRILKRKARRQAPAGQSLRTTLVMYLLVGTLLPLLIVGIVSYTSIYSILSGKIGSGISAGLQQEALVLENAIDNLDFASKQFALDGQIVEEMSSFLEEKQIYRKSQIMNSINQKINLVNFTNPYIGLTAYIMPGSDDPVLFTNMSTRRDFDPGRLPAFMRYNGADYYGPHGTMYAVGDNVVFSERRIVRVNGQHELYIYLETNYSLLRKIFNPQAYGMQVNHLLVNQNNTDIHVIDGELPASVVEAARASTGPAHEVLDGYHLFRYESLQGWKLVAAVKKSVFNSEISSWFYKMILLALSTLLFAGLLAWLIWKRIYGPLRKVNLEIIRMAENVTAPVAFTNVAEFDFVLMNFQQMKDQVNELILAVARNEKQKSQFEIEKLLSQINPHFLHNTLNTVQWLARLNGQKEIDKLVTLLVKVLHYNLGKQSIIVTIGEEIEAIRNYMELQRIRYDYEFEFNVQADETVLDAAVPRFLLQPLVENSIYHGLSDNGRVDVIITAHGPGEVQLCVRDSGTGMDEAQIAELLADDGVAGRGLGIGFSYVMRMLRTYYGEQMTLQIHSAANEGTTVSIIIPIKGKEDFDD
- a CDS encoding type 2 periplasmic-binding domain-containing protein, whose amino-acid sequence is MKFKKLPLILLGMVLMLVLASCGGGNGNSGNSVNSGKTNTAESTGKPAAEATDAAAESAAPSDGTLDHSKPLKLTVFSTTANYAGPQTGWFAKIIKDKFNIELDIVASNLTGGDTKISAMMASGNLGDIIVFGDDKNHYPNAIKGKLLLDWTQDGLLDKYGADLTKQFPKAVEKAKVAFGGGSAVYGIGNGVATNPSGPSEGKDMTWGPDLRWDLYQQIGAPEISTIEDYLPVLKKMQELEPKNEQGKKTYAFSLWSDWDGNYKMTLAKQFANMMGYDEIPDTALYVKADEEKYYDFISEDSWYMKSLKLYYEANQLGLLDPDSLTQKFDDVVAKYKDGRLLFSWFPWLGAANYNTPERTAEGKGFALVPFKNELMYSTGFNVYGGNGIIAIGAKAKEPARIMEFLNWMYTPEGAMISAGSGTAVPNGPQGLTWDIDSSGKPVVTDFGWKAYADQQNTKVPDEYGGGDYYYGSNQMNFSFVVPAMVNPQTSEPYDHNLWTTSLERNPTKLDSDWRAKMGVLTAKEYFEKNNLLAVAPQGFTGKEPLTMDKTLEQKNKQIGTVIQQISWKMVFAKNQVEYDKLNKEMHDKVNGLGYADVMDFSVKKAAELFEARKSVK
- a CDS encoding carbohydrate ABC transporter permease, translating into MIHLRKKLKPGDALFQGIIYVLFGLFTLSCIYPFYYLFINTISSNDLSAAGDINFYPQQIHFDNYSKVLRISGLSHAALVSVYRTVAGTFLTVGASAFLGYLFTKKEMWGRQIWYRSVVVTMYFSAGLIPWYITMHNLHLTNNYLAYILPTIITPFNIILVKTFVEAIPPSLEESAAMDGAGVLRSFWSIVVPLTTPILATITIFSAVNQWNSFIDTAFLMTDTKYYTLQFLLWRYLNESSSLAALIRSSPDMAASVQNMQTPTSVRMTVTMIVVLPILIVYPFFQRFFVKGIMIGAVKG
- a CDS encoding ABC transporter permease, coding for MGVPSGELLRGVEPVRPSRRKLQNKYKLFLLALPFLAVTFVFYYLPVSGWIYAFYDFIPGIPLSETPYVGLKWFRTLVANPTQTGEVLRVLKNTVAMSSLGLATSVFPVIFAILLTEIRAGWYRKFVQTLTTIPNFISWILVYALAFSLFSVDNGVVNHILVQLGVVSEEFNFLASSSHVWLTMIAWYWWKSLGWGAILYLAAIAGIDQELYEAAEVDGASRFRKIWHITVPGIIPTFFVLLLLSIGNFVNNGMEQYFAFQNAMNKDAIEVLDLYVYNIAFANNFPFATAVSMLKSVVSVILLFAANTLSKVVRDESII
- a CDS encoding fumarylacetoacetate hydrolase family protein, with the protein product MKLMNFWESGNLRLGVKKEEGILDVAAALNALPQRAAGAVPATLREVLDGGEAALDSLRKFADSLPYHDEGAKAFYRDETLLEFAPCTADPGKIICIGLNYRRHAEETGMPLPEYPILFSKFSNSLSGHGMEVPLPYSTQKVDYEAELGIMIGRTAKNVSEEEALDAVFGYFAANDLSARDLQTRTSQWLAGKSCDRFAPVGPYVVTEDEVGDPGLLRISCSVNGEVRQDSNTSDMIFDCRQIISYISSCMTLSPGDIILTGTPEGVMMGYPPEKQVYLQPGDEVTVEIEKLGRLTNRMVAEKA
- a CDS encoding SMP-30/gluconolactonase/LRE family protein is translated as MIIQAEMLLDAQAELGEGAHWDSEAGRLYWVNIEGRQLRIVDPVTLSEQTHIFGQMISAAVPAVSGGWVVALQDGIYKFQEDQSLELLAHVEKDLPGNRLNDAKCDSKGRLWFGTMSMEDKRDAGSLYVMEPGGEVRKVLSGIGISNGLAWDDSCGLMYYIDTLTRGVDVMDYDLQNGTVSGRRTVVRFPEGAGSPDGMTIDSEGMIWVAHWNGGCVSRWNPHTGEQIGKIEVPAPFVTSCAFGGGHLNELYITSARGSMSPEELQRWPLAGGLFKANTGIRGVPANCFAG
- a CDS encoding GyrI-like domain-containing protein; amino-acid sequence: MKYEWKKQDKAIYFPPAEPVLITVPAYNYFMLQGTGNPNSEEFAQAVGVLYSLTYAIKMLPKKGPAPEGYHEYSIFPLEGVWDLSEKGRSQAALDKNELVYTIMIRQPEFVTPDLAGSIMEKVQRTKPHPLLQKAVFGSSEDGPSVQMLHTGPYDEEPASFRKMEQYCAEHGLRRLSKTHREIYLTDARRTQPEKQKTVLRFLVAEET